A single window of Intrasporangium calvum DSM 43043 DNA harbors:
- a CDS encoding four-helix bundle copper-binding protein, with the protein MHTVEAMLETYPKDLGDVDRGRLAACIQACYECSQACTACADACLSEDMVADLTTCIRTNLDCADVCATTGAVLSRQTGHDANLARAVLEACAAACKACGDECERHASMHEHCRVCAESCRRCEQSCRDLLATLA; encoded by the coding sequence ATGCATACCGTTGAGGCCATGCTCGAGACCTATCCCAAGGACCTCGGTGACGTCGATCGGGGCCGGCTGGCTGCCTGCATCCAGGCGTGCTACGAGTGCTCGCAGGCGTGCACCGCGTGCGCTGACGCGTGTCTGAGCGAGGACATGGTGGCCGATCTGACCACGTGCATCCGGACCAACCTCGACTGCGCGGACGTGTGCGCCACGACCGGGGCGGTGCTGTCCCGACAGACCGGCCACGACGCGAACCTGGCGCGTGCCGTGCTCGAGGCGTGCGCGGCCGCGTGCAAGGCGTGCGGTGACGAGTGCGAGCGCCACGCTTCGATGCACGAGCACTGCCGCGTGTGCGCCGAATCGTGCAGACGGTGTGAGCAGTCCTGCCGTGACCTGCTCGCCACGCTGGCCTGA
- a CDS encoding 4Fe-4S binding protein — MSAPTQTRPSAEESPKPNVAPPRRGRNLMEVPLVARAMRSRLYPGVLQVLVAAVFALVAYQLLVGPDTAHDNAGTALMWVLWWPVIPIVFVVLGRFWCAVCPFGWLSDQVQKLVGVNRPVPTFLKRYGIWIIDAQFILITWADHVWGIVESPWGSGVLLLLLTTAVIVSGAFFQRRTFCRYLCFLGGLSGNYARTGMVELRANQDICRTCTSRAACYNGTDKVAGCPLFTFPRTMDSSANCNLCANCIKACPNDALELRLRKPTSELWFIRTPRLEESFLAMAIMGIVIIQNLTMLNVWSTFLDWIGTSTGITSPSAIFTVAFTIAVGAPVGLLVLASQVASRGNLESTKLNFARFGYALIPLDVAGHIAHNLFHLLAEGKSVLFTVVALFGGDAGDGSAALLDTGTIQILQYVVLALGLAGSVYAARRIARGRYRTAARRRVTLVPMISLIVLLAGLNVWMFALPMAHRM; from the coding sequence ATGAGCGCCCCGACCCAGACCCGGCCCAGCGCGGAGGAGTCCCCGAAGCCGAACGTCGCCCCGCCCCGTCGGGGGCGCAACCTCATGGAGGTGCCGCTCGTCGCTCGGGCGATGCGCAGCCGGCTGTACCCCGGGGTGCTCCAGGTCCTCGTCGCCGCCGTCTTCGCGCTCGTTGCCTACCAGCTGCTCGTCGGCCCGGACACCGCCCATGACAACGCCGGCACCGCTTTGATGTGGGTGCTCTGGTGGCCGGTGATCCCGATCGTCTTCGTCGTGCTCGGGCGGTTCTGGTGCGCGGTCTGCCCCTTCGGATGGCTGTCCGACCAGGTGCAGAAGCTCGTCGGCGTCAACCGACCCGTGCCCACCTTCCTCAAGCGCTACGGCATCTGGATCATCGACGCCCAGTTCATCCTCATCACGTGGGCCGACCATGTCTGGGGCATCGTCGAGTCTCCTTGGGGCTCAGGTGTCCTCCTCCTGCTGCTGACCACCGCGGTCATCGTGTCCGGCGCCTTCTTCCAACGGCGCACCTTCTGCCGCTACCTCTGCTTCCTCGGAGGCCTGTCCGGCAACTACGCCCGCACGGGCATGGTCGAGCTCCGCGCCAACCAGGACATCTGCCGCACGTGCACGAGCCGGGCCGCCTGCTACAACGGCACGGACAAGGTGGCCGGCTGCCCGCTGTTCACCTTCCCGAGGACGATGGACTCGAGCGCCAACTGCAACCTCTGCGCCAACTGCATCAAGGCCTGCCCCAACGACGCGCTGGAGCTCCGGCTCCGGAAGCCCACGAGCGAGCTGTGGTTCATCCGCACCCCGCGGCTGGAGGAGTCCTTCCTCGCCATGGCGATCATGGGCATCGTCATCATCCAGAACCTCACGATGCTCAACGTCTGGAGCACCTTCCTCGACTGGATCGGCACCTCCACCGGGATCACGAGCCCGTCGGCCATCTTCACCGTCGCGTTCACGATTGCGGTCGGGGCTCCGGTGGGCCTGCTGGTCCTCGCGTCCCAGGTCGCCTCCCGCGGGAACCTCGAGAGCACGAAGCTGAACTTCGCACGCTTCGGCTACGCCCTGATCCCGCTCGATGTCGCGGGCCACATCGCCCACAACCTGTTCCACCTGCTCGCCGAGGGCAAGTCGGTCCTCTTCACGGTCGTTGCCCTCTTCGGCGGCGACGCGGGCGACGGTTCGGCCGCGCTGCTGGACACCGGGACGATCCAGATCCTCCAGTACGTCGTGCTGGCCCTCGGCCTGGCCGGCTCGGTGTACGCGGCTCGTCGCATCGCCCGCGGTCGCTACCGGACCGCTGCCCGGCGGCGCGTCACGCTCGTGCCGATGATCTCCCTCATCGTCCTGCTGGCCGGCCTCAACGTCTGGATGTTCGCGCTGCCGATGGCCCACCGCATGTAA
- a CDS encoding class II glutamine amidotransferase translates to MCRWMAYFGDPVLAADLLFRPDHSVIDQSLNSRLGATTTNGDGFGLGWYGAGPEPAVYKSTHPAWSDPNLRELAQQVRTHLLFAHVRASTGTAVQRSNCHPFRHGRWLWMHNGQIAEFPTLKRDLVLAVDPGLYPSIEGSTDSEVLFFLALTFGLEDDPFEAVARAVGLVEDVARAHGVENAVQMTVATANGDCLWGFRYSTEGRSRSLYYSQDVAQLRRLHPDVAVLKGLGPETRLIVSEPLLNLPGAWTGVPEGSAGIVRPGTDEIRPFVPIPAG, encoded by the coding sequence ATGTGCAGATGGATGGCCTACTTCGGCGACCCGGTCCTCGCTGCCGACCTGCTCTTCCGCCCTGACCACTCGGTCATCGACCAGAGCCTCAACTCCCGCCTCGGCGCCACGACGACGAACGGCGACGGCTTCGGACTCGGCTGGTACGGCGCCGGCCCCGAGCCGGCCGTCTACAAGTCCACGCACCCGGCGTGGAGCGACCCGAACCTGCGCGAGCTCGCCCAGCAGGTGCGCACCCATCTCCTTTTCGCGCACGTGCGCGCCTCGACGGGGACCGCCGTGCAGCGCTCGAACTGCCACCCGTTCCGCCACGGCCGCTGGCTCTGGATGCACAACGGTCAGATCGCCGAGTTCCCCACGCTCAAGCGGGATCTCGTCCTCGCCGTGGACCCGGGTCTCTACCCGTCCATCGAGGGGAGCACGGACTCCGAGGTGCTCTTCTTCCTCGCCCTGACTTTCGGGCTCGAGGACGACCCGTTCGAGGCGGTGGCCCGCGCGGTAGGGCTGGTCGAGGACGTGGCCCGCGCCCACGGCGTCGAGAACGCCGTCCAGATGACCGTCGCGACGGCGAACGGCGACTGCCTCTGGGGGTTCCGCTACTCCACGGAGGGCCGGAGCCGGTCGCTGTACTACTCACAGGACGTCGCCCAGCTGCGCCGGCTGCACCCGGACGTCGCCGTCCTCAAGGGTCTCGGCCCGGAGACGCGACTCATCGTCTCCGAGCCACTCCTCAACCTGCCCGGCGCGTGGACCGGCGTCCCCGAGGGCTCAGCCGGCATCGTCAGACCCGGGACCGACGAGATCCGCCCGTTCGTCCCCATCCCAGCGGGCTAG